TGCCTCCACAGCTGGCTTGCTTGTCTGCAGGGAAAGGCGAGATGGGACAGGGCCTGGGTTCCTGAGGGGCTGAGAATCAAGGCAGGGATAAAAGAAAGGGGACAGGCCCACATCCCCTGAGCCCACACTGGCGCCCACTTACCTTTGGGGAAAATACGGTTGAAACCTGCCCGCAAGAATCTCTTCAGATGCATCCAGAGCTGAGGGAAGCAAGGGAGCGTGGAGTTCGGGATCAGGGTGAGCCCTGAAATCCAACCCTTGTCCGGCCACACTGCAGCAGCCATCCCATCTCAGCCCCTTCAAGACCCCAGGGCTCCCCCAACCACACTGCCCAGATCCTGCCCTCACCAGAGTCACCACGTTGATCCACACGTTGAGCAACATGATGCTGACCAGGATCAGAAGAATTGAGTCTCTTAGGTCTTGGCATTTCCCGGGTGTGGTGCCAGAGCACGCCTCGGCTAGGTAATGGGTTTGCTCAGCCATGGCCGGGGGTCCCAGGACTGCCTGGGTCCGCTGGCCTCCATATATGTATACTGGGAGACAGACTGGGTCATAATGGGGCAGGTGGTGGCGTCACAGTGAGGGAGGGGGACGAAAAGGAGGGCCAGGCGTGGCATTCCATGGTTCCCCGGGTGAGGTAAGCTGAGCCTGGACAGCCAAACAGGGCCCGGAGGCCAGCACACCTCCCCTCGAGCTGTCAAACATTCGCTCACCGCCCACTGACTCACTTGTTCAAATGTCACATTCCATCTCTTGGCCCCTCCTGAGACTAGAAAGACCTTGGCCTCAGAGCCCTGCGGAAGGCCTGGCTGGAGTCCAGAGCCTCAGCCTTCTTCATGCCCTTCACTGGCTGTGGAGCTGGACCTGCCCAGATGTGGAACCTCCCAGTTTGGAAGCAGCTTCTTGTTTGAGGCTCTTTGGGGACAGGGACAGCTgagacacagaggaggtgcccagAGACCAGTGGTGTGGAGACTGCAGCTGCAGATCTACTTAGTGCATGGTATCGGACCAGGAGGGGCCTGCTGGCAGGACTGTGGCCACTAAACCAAGGGGACCCTCAGGCCCAGAAGGGGACACTGGCTTCTTATTGCAGGAAGCCAAAGGCAGGGACCCAAGCTGGCAGAAGGAGTGGCGCTTCCAAGCCACAGACCGCCAATGTTTTCTGGACCATGGCGCTCTTTATTCCTCTCTCCATGCCCTGCCGCTCCCCACCCGCCCCCATTAGCTGCTGGCCAGTTCATTTTCCCAGTCTGGCTTCCGTGCAGAGAGGGCCTCGAGGCCGAGGTGGAAGGTAGCAGAGAGTTGGCCCGCGCTTGGCTTCCTGCACTTGCCGCTTCAACTCCAGGCTGTCATACACCTGGTAGTTGGCATTTCCCCCTGGCTTCCGGCTGAGTGGCATGAAggtgggcgggggtggagggtgtTCGGTAGCCTGGACGTCGGGCAGAGTCTGGGAGGGGCGGAGGAGCAGCGCTGAGCTGGGATCCGAGGCCCGCTGGTAGAGGCCTCGGCCAGCACCGTGAGGGAGGCGGAGGCGGCCAGAGGGTGCCGCACAGGCAGCATCACTGCCCATTCGGCAGCCCAGCGCCGCACCTCGTGGGGATCCCAGGAGTAGTTCAAGTGTCCCGTGGAGTGGCGCGGGCTGTGGCTGGGCTGGCTGTGAGCACAGCTGTGGAGGCTCCGTCCGTGGGCCGGTGGGGAGTTGCGCTGCCAGGCTTCGGGCCGGTAGCCCTGAGGCACCAGAGCTGATGGAGGCTCAGAGCCCTCCGGACCACGCCGCCGCTGATCCCAGGAGTCATACGGGAGATGGCCCCGTGAGGGGTAAGTTCTGTGCCCCCCAGGGACCCACGAGCTGTTAGGGGGCAGCCGTCGGGTAAGTGGTGGAGACGAGGTCCACTGGTCAGCATCCACATTGCCCCAGATGCGGGATGGCGAGCAAGGGGCCCCGAAGGACTGCAGCCCTAGCTCAGACTTGGCCTCCACACGCTTGGGCATGCGGTGCAGCTCGGGTGACAGGTAGAGACAGGCTGGTGGCTGGATGGCCAGGATCCCACCCTGTCGACCCCAGAGGCCCACGTTGGAGGGCAGACCCATCTGCCGGTAGAGCCCTCCCCAGCGCCCCCACGGGTACTTGGGTTGTGGGAAGGAAAGTtgggcctcctcctccaggtagGAGTCCGGGTCCTCCCAGTACAAGGAGGGCATCGGAGGCAGCTGTGACGTCCCGTGGAGGCGATGCGGCCTACGGAAGCCTGAGCAGCTGGAGGGGAATTTTCTAAATTCTTGGGCCTCCCCTGGTGGCTTCAGGGGTGGCGGCTGCAGCTGCAGCTACGGTTGCGGAGATGGTGGTAGGAGGACGAGGAGTAGCAAGTGGACCGGGCCATTCTCACTTCCACAGGGTCCAGGGTGCAGTGCATGTGGATGTCTTGGGCCTTGGCTGGAGGATGTTTGGAGGAACTTTCACAAGCCTGTGAGATTTCATCTGTGGGAGGCGAGAGTCCGTGAGGGCAGGGCAACTGTCAGAAGATTTCAGGGTTGGGAACCTGGGAGCCTGGGTTTCTAGGGCCCTGGGAATGGCGAGGCGGGGTGCCCCTTAGCTGTCTTCGGTAGTTACTTTGCTGAATAATACAATACATGGTCTTGTCTAAGGCATTCTGGAGCCCATGCCatagctggggtggggtggggtggggtggggtgggtgaaaaTGAAGGCCAGGCTCTCTACCCTCACCACCACTCCCAGCCAAGACCGTTCCTGCAGACGGAGGTGCAGGCTGCAGCTGGTTCCCACCCTCAGCCATCTTCACCCCTACTGGTGATCCCCAACCATCGCTGACCATAGTTGCCATGCTGATCCCAATGCTGACAAGAATGACAATGCCCAGCAACAGGAGTAGGAAGTCCTCCGCATTCTGGGTACTTTGTTGGTATTGATGGCAGCACCCCAGGTTGTCATACCAGAGCTGGTGTTCCATGGTGGGCGGGTCCTAGGGCCGCCTGAGCCGTGGGacgccccacccccccaaccccaccggCCCTGACCCACACTGCACTCATGCCAGGACCTGGGGACACCCACCAACAGGTGAGGGACCATGGTCATAATGAGGCACATTGCAGGGAGTCACAATGCGGAGTTGTCCAATCTTTCATCCACTCAGCTGGTCCTTTAGGTGGCCGTCTCTGCCCTCGGCTCCCACTACATGGAGCCTAGTCCCCAGAGTTCAGTCTGTCCTTCTGTCTCCATGGGGCCTTGCTTAACTTGATTTGCAAGCAGGGTTGCTACAGATGAGAGACAGTCTTCATAGTGACTGGATCATGCATATAGGATTTCCTCCATTTCATTGTTCAAGACATTAGGACCGCTTACGTAGCCTGTTGGGCTTCTTAGAACTAGCCTGCAGTTCTTAAAAagtttcaagagaagccagaaatccaaattgctctgtgaaatatccacattttaaaagtagcaaaccaattcaaattttaaactCTGCTGGCCAACAACATGGGCCACACAAAACACACCAGTTTGTAACCTCTGATGTATACTGTATAATGCTTTTGTTCTCATCTTCTCATATGATCTTCAGACTAGGGAGCAGATACTATTATtcgcttcattttacagatggagaaactgaggcacagagcagtttagTAGCTTGTCCAAAGTTTGAGCATCAAAGCTGGAACTTGAGGTTTTTACAGTGTGCTTTTTTATCCTCATTACAAATGCATCCTTTTAGAAAGAACCTTTTCTTATCCTAAAGATAATACATAttacaaaatacaataaagtacagaaaggtcaaaacaaagaaaaaacgacCACTAGTCCTAACATGCCCACATAAGCACTATTTCTTAGTGTATTTccttacagaaaaaataatttccctcttCATTCAATCAGAGGTACCGGTTGTATAGGTTAGGATCTGTGCTCGGTGCTGGGGATATTACAGTGAACAGCCATAGTTCCTGCCCTCAGAAGGCTTACAATCtagttcttgttctttgttccatTCATTGCCAACCTAGATGTGAATATCCAATGGGGCTTCTTCAAGAAGCAAAAGAGTAAATAAGTGGATAGTGCATGTCAGGTGGGCCCAAGGCCCCCAGCTGCCCAGTCCCACTTGGGCTTCCTCCCTAGAAACGAAATGAGGAGAGGATTGGACTCCTAGTGAAGGAGTTAAGATGCAGAAAGGGATAGGACTTGAGAGTACTATCAAACTCTCAATTCAAGTGGCCGAGGACCTCGGTCTCGGCCCTCTCGTCCTCAAGGAAAGGGGTCGGGAGTGGGCAAGTGGTACGTGGCATCCAGAAAGATGACGAGGGTCCACAGGAAGAGGCGGTCCACCACCATGGCCACAAACTGCCAGTCCTCCTTCAACTGGGGGTAGGAAGATTAAACTGTTCCTGGGCTCCAGACAACCAGGGAAGGCGGCCTCAAGGCCCTGTACCGCACCCAGGTCCTCATACCACAGCTTGGAGACAAGGGCGGGCCCGCAGAATAGCAGAGAGCGAAACTGCGGGCGACGGATGTGAGTAAAGAACAAGTGGGAAGCCAGGGGGCGGGACCAAGTGAGGCAAACTTCCAATCGGAAAAAAAATCGAGTTCTGGGGGCGGAGCCTAAGTTTGCCGGTGGAGCCAAGGCCACTCAGGCCTTGCCTTAGCCCACCCTCTTTGGAGTCACAGCTTCGTGGTCCTCCTGTTCCCGCAGCTGTTGAGCGGTGTAGCTGATTGAAGAAACGACCTCCCGTAGGTCGGGAGGCAGGCACACAGCCCGGCTTGGACCATCGATAAATGGCCGCAGGTCCGGGGCAGACAGTTCAGGCTGGAACGTGGAAGAGGCGAGTCTGTTTGGCCATGACCGGGGCACAAAGACGGCCTGCGTGGGTGCTCTAGGCCCCGCCCCAACTCCCTCCTCCAATGCCCATCCAGGTTTCAAAACGTGAGAGAGCCCTTCAGGTTCTCTTCAACAGCGGCGACCTCTCTAGCCTTCCGCAATTCCTCCTATTCCCTTACTCTTTAGTTCCCACCTCCCCGCAAAGTGGGTAACAGAAGGGGTACTACAACTCCCATGATGCTCAACCACGACATCCTCTGAGAGCTTAGGACGCCTGCCTCCGCACAGTCTTCTGGGAACTGtagttctccctctcccttctacgTGGGCCATGGGGAGTAGATACTACCTGTTGGGTTtggggaagagaaaatcatgtGGTGGCTTGAGGATGAAATATTCATCTGTTCCCCGACCCCAGCCACTTCTTGGAGAATCCCTGAGAGGTATAGGAGGTGGCTCCGGTATCTGGTCTCTCTCAGGTTTGGGTCTCTTCAGACCCAGATACGGAGGGAGTTTGTGGATAAAGATCTGCAGAGTAGAAGAAGAGCCGTCTTGGAGGGGACTCTTATGCTTTCAGACCAGAAGGGAAGCCGCCAACCACCCCCACGGCACGTGCCCATTCCTGCGCATGCGTGCATGCATCCCACAGATGAAATGCAACTACACAGCCCAAGAGTCCTTAAGGGGGTTAGGAGGCATCCTGACTGGAAAGAAAAGTTCTGAGGGCTTCCACCCTGATAGTACCTAACCTTGAGAATGCTTCCTTGGGACCCACGAAGGAGAGAAGTATTGATGAAGAGAGTCTGGGATCTACACAATGTTAATGATGGGAGGATAAAATTAATTGGGCAACATTTCAACACCCAAAGACCTTGGCACTTTGACACCCTACCAGGAGTTGTAGTTCTCCCTCAGGTCTGTGAAAGGGAAGGTTGCAAGTTGGTGGGAGTGAGGAGCGACACCTGGACAAAAAGCCAAATACTAGGATTGAGAGTTAACACAGGTTGGAGAGGAGATCTTCTTACCTGACGGACCCAAAGGGGCATTTGGTGGGTGTGGGGTGAGCGATGGTGCAGTTTGAGGACTACGATGTTAAGGACGACTGAGAAGGTGACGAGGACCGTGGTAAACATGAGGTATTTGATAATGACGGGGACAGACAGGGAGGTCCCAGGCACTTTGTctgccagcagcagcaggaacacaGTAAGGGTCAGCAGGGCAAAGATCGAGAGCCCCATCTGCTCTACTTGGGGGACAGAGCGGAAGGCGGAAGGATTAGGCTTTGCCAGAAAGCAATCTCCCTGGCATAATCAGTGACCGTGTTTCCAGCCCACTCAAGGACAGGCTTTTGGAAGGGCCAACTGCATGCAAATAACTCCTACATTTATACCTCCAACCTGGACTGATTCCCCTAAATTCCACACTTGTATCCACCTGCCTACTTAACCTCTCCATTTGGGTGTCCAATAGACATCTCGaccttaacatgtccaaaacttaATTCCCTCACCACCGACTCCCAACACAGTCTTCCTCAGGTCATAAATGACAACTCGATCTTTCCTGTGGCTCAGGCCAAATCCCTTGGAGTCATTCTcagctctcctctctctcatCCCATATCCAATCCATACCAAACCctattggctctaccttcaacatATATCCTGAAACTGATGACTTATCCCATCTACCACTACCATCCTGGTACAAGCCACCATTACCTCAGATCTGAGTTATTACAAAGGCCTCCTCTTTGCTTCATCCTTTGCCCCCCTGCTGACTGTTCTCAACAGAGCAGCCACATTGATCCcgttaaaatgtaaatcagatcaacCAAGAGCCCCAAACACAGCCCAGAATGGGGGAGGCAAGTTTGCATACATCTGGTCGTGACCCAAGAgaccagatgaggaaaactgaagccTGGGCTCTTTCTCACAGTCTGGGGAAATCAGGCATTGGGTgtccatccctacatcttacctcCTCCCCAGAGGGTGGCTTCTGAGCCACCCTAAAAAGAACTAAGTTCTCTGCGCTCTGGGGGAGCTTTAAGATGCTGGGCGTGGGTGACAGGGAAAGGAAAATTGCTCTAAACTCTAAAGCACTGCTCTCCAGTAGCATTTTtcatgatgatggaaatgttctaaatctgTGCCGTCCAATGCAGTAGCCACTAGctccatgtggctactgagcacttagaAGATCATGGCACTGAggaagagaatttctttttttttctggccaagcCATGAAGCTTGCGGGGTCtgaattccccgaccagggattgaaccaccgCCAcatcagtgaaagcgccaagtcccaacaactggactgccagggaacagaATTGGATGTCAGGGAAATTCTGTTCCCTGAggaagagaatttttaactttttaacttaatttttaatagaattaattttccttaactttaagtaatttacattctaataggcctttggctagtggctactgtaattGACAGTGCAGCTCTAGGGCCTTGGGGATAACGGATTTAGCTAGACAGCGATGGAGGGAAAGCAGGGATAGTTTAGGTCCTCATCAGGCCCTGTGGGATGGGGCTGGGTTGGATGTCCTCCAAAGTCCACAGAAGGCTTCTCTTGTCTCTTTATTCCTCATGCTTATCTGTCCCCTCTTTTTCTAAGTTTCTCATCACACACTGATATCCCCACTCCTTGATGGTCTCCGGTGAGTTGTTGGATgttggaagccatcctggagccattgcaccatgacaaagtcatgaagcaacggaaggcgaaactgcaaggcagcgccgtgccaggaaggtggactacagctctgttgttatgttttatgataataagtttaaatataggggcaattttggggggatattgctccacgtgaaagaaaaattcctctaggactccccctcctggaactaccacagaatgggaagtacccactaaagacCCATGGAAATGGGTacagaattaagagcctggaactaaagggatatttttatgaaaaacaccctctagtatggagttatggccatgggctggagttcctgatgacataggaaatttatggttctattataaaggaagattaattatagaaaagcaaatgcctaGAGCAGAATTAGTTGCTCGGATAGGGAGAAAGCactgtctcagttgaaggaaacaacgagaaagggcatgcagggtacattgtacatattttcgtggaaccattgtaaaaggttgcccatgcaagaagagaaataggaacaagtagcttCAACTTTTACaactaaaataatcatataactgcttggcttggttactaagaaataacctgtgattaatgggaacttgggaaatattttaataggacatctagaaactaggggatatttttttttaaaaaaatctttatagaacattttgaggtttgattgtgctaagattgtttggtcacatacctggtaatgtaatcaactacaatatataaacctgtgactgtaaacaataaagaagagagagaaacatgcaatgctgatactttaagaagtgtaatagatttatttccttcgCCGACGCTATCTATCCCTCGGGTTTCCCTtgactcgctggagctggactccggcaGTTGGATGTGGCCCTATGAAGGCACCTGGGAGACAGAGCTTCGCACTTGTCCCTGTCTGCTGTCTCTGGCGGGCGTCAAAGACCACACGCCCTAGAGAGAGCTTCGCACTTGTCCCTGTCTGCTGTCTCTGGCGGGCATCAAAGA
Above is a genomic segment from Mesoplodon densirostris isolate mMesDen1 chromosome 18, mMesDen1 primary haplotype, whole genome shotgun sequence containing:
- the LOC132479188 gene encoding acetylcholine receptor subunit beta-like, whose amino-acid sequence is MRERRAENDSKGFGLSHRKDRVVIYDLRKTVLGVGVEQMGLSIFALLTLTVFLLLLADKVPGTSLSVPVIIKYLMFTTVLVTFSVVLNIVVLKLHHRSPHTHQMPLWVRQIFIHKLPPYLGLKRPKPERDQIPEPPPIPLRDSPRSGWGRGTDEYFILKPPHDFLFPKPNRLASSTFQPELSAPDLRPFIDGPSRAVCLPPDLREVVSSISYTAQQLREQEDHEALKEDWQFVAMVVDRLFLWTLVIFLDATYHLPTPDPFP